The Cucurbita pepo subsp. pepo cultivar mu-cu-16 chromosome LG08, ASM280686v2, whole genome shotgun sequence genome contains a region encoding:
- the LOC111800652 gene encoding nucleoside diphosphate kinase isoform X1, with product MEQSFIMIKPDGVQRGLVGEIISRFEKKGFALKGLKLMSVDRAFAENHYSDLAGKPFFNGLIEYIISGPVVAMIWEGKNVVATGRKIIGATKPADSDVGTIRGDFAIDVGRNIIHGSDSVESARKEIALWFSEGPVNWQSSLHSWIYE from the exons ATGGAGCAGAGCTTTATCATGATCAAGCCTGACGGAGTCCAGAGAGGACTG GTTGGAGAGATTATCAGTAGGTTTGAGAAGAAGGGCTTTGCTCTTAAAG GTTTGAAGCTTATGTCTGTGGATCGTGCGTTTGCTGAGAACCATTACTCAGATCTTGCTGGAAAGCCCTTCTTCAATGGTTTGATCGAGTACATCATTTCCGGCCCAGTCGTTGCCATGATCTGGGAGGGGAAGAATGTTGTTGCAACCGGTAGGAAGATCATTGGAGCCACCAAGCCAGCAGATTCTGATGTAGGAACCATCCGTGGTGACTTTGCAATTGATGTTGGCAG GAACATCATTCATGGAAGCGATTCCGTCGAAAGTGCGAGGAAGGAAATTGCTCTGTGGTTCTCGGAGGGCCCTGTTAACTGGCAGAGCAGCCTTCATTCTTGGATCTACGAGTGA
- the LOC111799736 gene encoding probable WRKY transcription factor 12 isoform X1, translating into MEGSQRSELPNYQLQVSFLSNAPNPQPIHEMGFLHFEDHNQVLSFVAPNNNAATPTTAPPTTTTTTTTTTAMPSAFTTPPHAHLLTRPSWSNDQVGTLDPKPGGDENCTGSTSDGTNSCARWRNSNADKTKVKVRRKLREPRFCFQTRSDVDVLDDGYKWRKYGQKVVKNSLHPRSYYRCTHSNCRVKKRVERLSEDCRMVITTYEGRHNHSPCDDSNSSDHEPFTSF; encoded by the exons ATGGAAGGATCACAAAGATCAGAGCTTCCCAATTATCAACTTCAAGTCTCCTTCCTCTCAAATGCACCGAACCCTCAACCCATCCACGAAATGGGGTTTCTCCATTTTGAAGACCACAATCAGGTTTTGAGCTTCGTGGCTCCTAATAACAACGCCGCCACACCCACTACTGCACcacccaccaccaccaccaccactaccaccaccaccgccatGCCTTCTGCCTTCACTACCCCTCCTCACGCGCACCTCCTTACTAGACCCTCTTGGAGCAACGACCAG GTGGGAACACTAGATCCAAAGCCCGGTGGCGATGAAAACTGCACTGGTAGCACCAGCGACGGCACCAATTCATG TGCCAGGTGGAGAAACTCCAACGCAGATAAGACCAAAGTTAAGGTCAGGAGAAAGCTCAGAGAACCGCGTTTCTGTTTCCAAACAAGAAGCGATGTCGATGTCCTCGACGACGGCTACAAATGGAGAAAATACGGCCAAAAAGTCGTCAAGAACAGTCTTCATCCACG AAGCTACTACCGTTGCACGCATAGCAACTGCCGTGTCAAGAAGAGGGTGGAGCGGCTGTCGGAGGATTGCCGGATGGTCATAACTACATACGAAGGTAGACACAATCACTCCCCTTGCGACGACTCCAATTCTTCCGACCATGAACCCTTTACCTCCTTCTGA
- the LOC111799736 gene encoding probable WRKY transcription factor 12 isoform X2, whose translation MEGSQRSELPNYQLQVSFLSNAPNPQPIHEMGFLHFEDHNQVLSFVAPNNNAATPTTAPPTTTTTTTTTTAMPSAFTTPPHAHLLTRPSWSNDQVGTLDPKPGGDENCTGSTSDGTNSWWRNSNADKTKVKVRRKLREPRFCFQTRSDVDVLDDGYKWRKYGQKVVKNSLHPRSYYRCTHSNCRVKKRVERLSEDCRMVITTYEGRHNHSPCDDSNSSDHEPFTSF comes from the exons ATGGAAGGATCACAAAGATCAGAGCTTCCCAATTATCAACTTCAAGTCTCCTTCCTCTCAAATGCACCGAACCCTCAACCCATCCACGAAATGGGGTTTCTCCATTTTGAAGACCACAATCAGGTTTTGAGCTTCGTGGCTCCTAATAACAACGCCGCCACACCCACTACTGCACcacccaccaccaccaccaccactaccaccaccaccgccatGCCTTCTGCCTTCACTACCCCTCCTCACGCGCACCTCCTTACTAGACCCTCTTGGAGCAACGACCAG GTGGGAACACTAGATCCAAAGCCCGGTGGCGATGAAAACTGCACTGGTAGCACCAGCGACGGCACCAATTCATG GTGGAGAAACTCCAACGCAGATAAGACCAAAGTTAAGGTCAGGAGAAAGCTCAGAGAACCGCGTTTCTGTTTCCAAACAAGAAGCGATGTCGATGTCCTCGACGACGGCTACAAATGGAGAAAATACGGCCAAAAAGTCGTCAAGAACAGTCTTCATCCACG AAGCTACTACCGTTGCACGCATAGCAACTGCCGTGTCAAGAAGAGGGTGGAGCGGCTGTCGGAGGATTGCCGGATGGTCATAACTACATACGAAGGTAGACACAATCACTCCCCTTGCGACGACTCCAATTCTTCCGACCATGAACCCTTTACCTCCTTCTGA